A genomic region of Chitinimonas arctica contains the following coding sequences:
- a CDS encoding type II secretion system protein, giving the protein MLRTASTRLCRVMSCGLKTRNISWRSTKGFTLIELLVTLAIIATLLSLAAPRYFGNLDKAKEDVLREDLYLLRDAIDKFYADKGKYPDTLQDLVEHKYLRRIPIDPLTQSKESWLPIAPAESGSGAIADVRSAAPGQARDKTWFKDW; this is encoded by the coding sequence ATGCTACGGACCGCTAGCACCCGGCTTTGCCGGGTGATGAGCTGCGGCTTGAAGACGCGCAATATTTCGTGGCGTTCCACCAAAGGCTTTACCTTGATCGAATTGCTGGTCACCCTGGCCATTATCGCCACGCTGCTGTCGCTGGCTGCGCCGCGCTATTTCGGCAACCTCGACAAAGCCAAGGAGGATGTACTACGCGAGGACCTGTATCTGCTGCGCGATGCCATCGACAAGTTCTATGCGGACAAAGGCAAATACCCCGACACCCTGCAAGACCTGGTCGAGCATAAATATCTGCGCCGCATTCCGATCGACCCGCTGACCCAGAGCAAGGAAAGCTGGCTACCGATCGCGCCGGCCGAGAGTGGTAGCGGCGCCATTGCCGATGTGCGCAGCGCAGCGCCCGGCCAAGCGCGTGACAAGACTTGGTTCAAGGACTGGTGA
- a CDS encoding type II secretion system protein, whose protein sequence is MSRRALSSRAGGFSFIELLATLAIIATLAAMALPLAQTTLKRHKEHELRRALRDIRQAIDAYQVATTDGRIVQADASGSQHGYPPTLAALAAGVPNAKAQGGAMLYFLRRLPRDPFYPNATTPAAQTWGTRRFDSPPDQPLAGDDVFDVYSLSTQTGLNSVAYREW, encoded by the coding sequence ATGTCGCGCCGCGCTCTCTCCTCGCGTGCGGGTGGTTTCAGCTTTATCGAGCTGTTAGCCACGCTGGCCATTATCGCCACCTTGGCGGCCATGGCCCTGCCGTTGGCGCAAACCACGCTCAAGCGGCACAAGGAACACGAGCTGCGCCGGGCATTGCGCGATATCCGCCAGGCCATTGATGCCTATCAGGTTGCCACCACGGATGGACGTATCGTCCAGGCGGATGCCTCCGGTAGCCAGCATGGCTATCCACCCACGCTTGCCGCTTTGGCGGCTGGTGTGCCGAACGCCAAGGCACAGGGCGGGGCCATGCTGTATTTCTTGCGTCGGCTGCCACGCGACCCCTTTTATCCGAACGCCACTACGCCGGCTGCACAGACTTGGGGCACGCGCCGCTTCGACTCGCCGCCCGACCAGCCGCTGGCCGGCGATGATGTGTTCGACGTCTACTCGCTCTCCACGCAGACCGGCCTGAACAGCGTCGCTTACAGGGAATGGTGA
- a CDS encoding type II secretion system protein: MRRQHGFSYLVALFLVAILAVLTTRALENSRTAELREREAELLYVGQAYQAAIRAYYRNGSGSVRYPATLEALLLDQRPLRPQRPLRRLYRDPILASQDWGLVRAPSGGIMGVYSRSLQAPQKTDGFPAALANFKGATQYRDWQFIYQPETGPDAPTEPERSGK, translated from the coding sequence ATGCGCCGGCAGCACGGTTTCAGCTACCTGGTCGCCCTGTTCCTGGTCGCCATCCTGGCGGTGTTGACCACGCGCGCACTGGAAAACAGCCGCACGGCCGAGCTGCGCGAGCGCGAAGCTGAGCTGCTTTATGTGGGACAGGCCTACCAGGCCGCCATCCGCGCCTATTACCGCAATGGCAGCGGCAGTGTGCGCTACCCCGCCACGCTGGAAGCGCTGCTGCTGGACCAGCGCCCGCTCCGACCCCAGCGGCCGCTGCGCCGGCTGTACCGCGACCCGATCCTGGCCAGCCAGGACTGGGGCCTGGTGCGGGCGCCCAGTGGCGGCATCATGGGCGTGTATTCGCGGTCCCTGCAGGCGCCACAGAAGACCGATGGCTTTCCGGCCGCGCTGGCGAACTTCAAAGGCGCAACGCAGTACCGAGATTGGCAGTTTATCTATCAACCCGAGACGGGGCCGGATGCCCCGACCGAACCGGAACGAAGCGGAAAATGA